A region from the Vicia villosa cultivar HV-30 ecotype Madison, WI linkage group LG3, Vvil1.0, whole genome shotgun sequence genome encodes:
- the LOC131659803 gene encoding agamous-like MADS-box protein AGL61, with protein sequence MSKKKSSLGRQKIPIEKIPKKSHLQVTFSKRRSGLFKKASELCTLCGVEIAMVVFSPADKAFSFGHPEVESIVDRYVTRNPPPESSALQLVEAHRNANVRDLNIQLTQLLNHLEIEKKQGEEIEQARKVRQSQFWWESPIDELALNELVQLKGSIEELKKNMGKFANKCIIEQSNASSSNMGVNGFGHYDSFDNKFGLGINLVPTYPNVYLGFRNGYL encoded by the coding sequence ATGTCAAAGAAGAAGTCTAGCTTAGGGAGACAAAAAATTCCTAttgaaaaaataccaaaaaaaagtcATTTACAAGTTACTTTCTCTAAACGCCGTTCTGGGCTATTCAAAAAAGCTAGTGAACTTTGCACTCTCTGTGGCGTTGAAATTGCAATGGTAGTTTTCTCTCCAGCTGACAAGGCATTTTCATTTGGTCATCCAGAAGTCGAGTCTATCGTTGATCGTTATGTGACTCGCAATCCTCCACCAGAATCCAGTGCTCTCCAACTTGTTGAGGCTCATAGAAATGCTAATGTTCGCGATCTCAACATTCAATTGACTCAACTTCTTAACCATTTGGAGATTGAAAAGAAACAAGGGGAAGAGATAGAGCAAGCAAGGAAAGTTAGGCAAAGCCAATTTTGGTGGGAGAGTCCAATTGATGAGCTTGCCTTGAATGAATTGGTTCAATTAAAGGGATCTATTGAGGAGTTGAAGAAGAACATGGGGAAATTTGCTAACAAATGCATCATAGAACAATCTAACGCATCTTCATCAAACATGGGAGTTAATGGATTTGGACATTATGATTCATTTGACAACAAATTTGGGCTTGGAATCAATCTTGTTCCCACATACCCTAATGTCTATCTTGGTTTTCGAAATGGGTATCTTTGA